One region of Nycticebus coucang isolate mNycCou1 chromosome 10, mNycCou1.pri, whole genome shotgun sequence genomic DNA includes:
- the LOC128595894 gene encoding 28S ribosomal protein S7, mitochondrial-like, producing the protein MAAPAVSTVRGWLGLALGVQHVVLWLPRVTQVWWSRYGPQYRDPKIDKEHFHKPVAELTEEEKYDWEVKNTQLIKAAPAMKTSSVFEDPAISKFTNMMMKGGKKIMATSLMTKTLEAVKRKQFEKYHAASAEEQAAIELNPYTIFHQALKNCEPVIGLVPILKGGHFYQVPVPLHDQRCHFLAMKWMITECREKKHQQTLMPKKLSHELLEAFHSKGPMVKRKHDMHKMAEANRALAHYRWW; encoded by the coding sequence ATGGCTGCCCCCGCAGTGAGCACTGTGCGAGGGTGGTTGGGCCTGGCACTGGGCGTACAGCATGTTGTCTTATGGCTTCCAAGGGTAACCCAGGTGTGGTGGAGCCGCTATGGTCCTCAGTACAGAGATCCTAAGATTGACAAGGAACATTTCCACAAGCCTGTGGCCGAGCTAACTGAAGAGGAGAAATATGATTGGGAGGTCAAGAACACTCAACTTATCAAAGCTGCTCCAGCGATGAAAACAAGCTCTGTTTTCGAAGACCCAGCGATCAGTAAATTCACCAACATGATgatgaaaggaggaaaaaaaataatggcaacATCCCTCATGACAAAGACCCTGGAAGCCGTGAAAAGGAAGCAATTTGAGAAGTACCATGCTGCTTCTGCAGAGGAGCAGGCAGCTATTGAACTCAACCCTTACACCATCTTCCACCAAGCACTAAAAAATTGTGAGCCTGTGATTGGGCTGGTACCCATCCTCAAGGGTGGCCACTTCTACCAGGTCCCTGTGCCCCTACATGACCAACGTTGCCACTTCTTGGCCATGAAGTGGATGATCACTGAATGCCGGGAAAAGAAGCACCAGCAGACACTGATGCCTAAGAAGCTATCACATGAGCTGCTGGAGGCTTTTCACAGCAAGGGTCCCATGGTCAAGAGGAAGCATGACATGCACAAGATGGCAGAGGCCAACCGTGCCCTGGCCCACTACCGCTGGTGGTAG